In the Acropora muricata isolate sample 2 chromosome 1, ASM3666990v1, whole genome shotgun sequence genome, one interval contains:
- the LOC136925066 gene encoding trace amine-associated receptor 1-like → MNISEHGHFSTLDQLHWVIDRTPFFVFIFSLNIFLAITATIGNTLILIALYKVSSIRPPTKFLLRCLAMSDFCVGVIVQPLFVTLLMEIGRGKWHILFLTYTTLTFILCGFSLMTATAISVDRLLALSLVLRYRHTVTLRRVRCLVVCLLLAAMGIGFIYSLYSKDFGKSAGFVVIVTSLFLSVFSHVKIFLKLRQHQAGVRQRVGHEQANGGGIPLNIERYKKTVWTIAWVQLALVFCYFPLFIFLILATATQYIIGSNFQVLASTVVYFNSTLNPILFCWKIREVRQAVKTTVIRCFSK, encoded by the coding sequence ATGAACATTTCTGAACACGGCCACTTCTCAACTTTGGATCAACTTCACTGGGTGATTGATCGAACACCattctttgtattcattttttctttgaacatttttcttgctatCACCGCAACAATCGGCAACACCCTGATCCTTATTGCACTTTACAAAGTGTCGTCAATTCGTCCTCCAACAAAATTCTTGCTCCGCTGCCTGGCTATGAGCgatttttgtgttggcgttaTTGTTCAGCCGCTTTTTGTTACTCTTTTGATGGAAATTGGAAGGGGCAAATGGCATATTCTTTTCTTAACTTACACTACTTTGACCTTCATCTTGTGTGGATTTTCTCTTATGACCGCTACTGCCattagcgtggacaggcttctcGCGTTGTCACTGGTATTGCgatacagacacacagtaactttaagacgagttcgttgccttgttGTCTGCCTCTTGCTAGCTGCAATGGGAATTGGTTTTATATACTCATTGTATTCCAAGGACTTTGGCAAAAGCGCAGGATTTGTTGTTATCGTAACCTCCTTGtttctttcggttttctctCACGTcaaaatctttctcaaactgcgacagcaTCAAGCTGGAGTACGACAACGTGTTGGACATGAACAAGCAAACGGCGGAGGAATTCCATTGAACATTGAGCGATACAAAAAGACTGTTTGGACCATAGCCTGGGTACAATTAGCATTGGTGTTTTGCTATTTCCCActattcatttttttgataCTGGCAACGGCAACTCAGTACATAATAGGTTCAAATTTTCAAGTACTTGCATCAACAGTcgtctatttcaattccaccctaaacccgatccttttttgttggaaaatacgtgaGGTCAGACAAGCGGTAAAGACCACAGTGATTCGTTGTTTCTCAAAATAA